One window of Dysgonomonas mossii genomic DNA carries:
- a CDS encoding stage II sporulation protein M, producing the protein MREAAFVKQNRDKWQEIDIQTKEKDIPAEILADNFIELTDDLSYARTFYPRSQTVKYLNQLTGRYFINIYQYKKKEKGRFFRFWKEEIPLIMYKYRRHMLYSFLTMFAGVLLGIFSLEQDSAFASQILPPGYVNQTLENIESGDPMAIYKSSDEAPMFFRIATNNIAVAFYAFIGGILFSLGTVYVLFPNGVMLGVFQYFFFKKGLLFTSAISIWLHGTLEISAIVIAGGAGLILGNSILFPRTYKRLVSLQRGAKDAVKIVVALIPIFIVAAFIESYLTRLTEMPVYFNLIIIGLSALFIIWYFIYYPYYINKKTNETTTKDQVISKP; encoded by the coding sequence ATGAGAGAGGCCGCATTTGTCAAGCAAAATAGAGATAAGTGGCAAGAAATAGATATCCAGACCAAGGAAAAAGATATTCCGGCTGAAATATTAGCGGATAATTTCATTGAACTCACGGATGATTTATCTTATGCCCGTACGTTTTACCCGCGGTCGCAAACTGTAAAATATCTAAATCAACTTACAGGGCGCTATTTTATCAATATATACCAGTATAAGAAAAAAGAGAAAGGACGCTTTTTCCGTTTCTGGAAAGAAGAAATTCCTCTTATCATGTACAAATATCGCAGACACATGCTTTATTCTTTTTTGACAATGTTTGCAGGTGTTTTGCTTGGGATATTTTCTTTAGAACAAGATTCTGCCTTTGCTAGTCAAATATTACCTCCTGGGTATGTGAATCAGACACTTGAAAATATAGAAAGCGGTGATCCGATGGCTATATATAAAAGCTCGGATGAGGCACCTATGTTTTTCAGAATAGCCACAAATAATATTGCAGTAGCATTTTATGCATTTATCGGAGGTATTCTGTTTTCTCTCGGAACTGTTTATGTTTTATTTCCTAATGGTGTAATGCTCGGCGTTTTTCAATACTTTTTCTTTAAGAAAGGTTTGTTGTTTACTTCGGCTATATCCATTTGGTTGCATGGAACATTAGAAATATCAGCAATCGTAATAGCCGGAGGTGCAGGGCTTATATTGGGGAATAGTATTTTATTTCCCCGTACATACAAACGCTTAGTATCATTACAGAGGGGTGCAAAAGATGCTGTGAAAATAGTAGTTGCACTGATCCCCATTTTTATTGTAGCGGCTTTTATCGAGAGTTATCTGACTCGTTTGACCGAAATGCCGGTTTACTTTAATCTGATAATAATTGGCTTATCGGCCTTATTTATTATATGGTATTTTATCTATTATCCTTATTACATCAATAAAAAAACAAATGAAACAACAACAAAAGATCAGGTTATATCAAAGCCGTGA
- a CDS encoding DUF4350 domain-containing protein has product MKDKKLIILIGVIILLLIGLSYARTKAPKPVDWRPTFINTKTSPYGTYIAYELLGDIFHKKNIRSTRTPIYNNLKESMEEYFSYDKSYDSYGSGYYEDSDDEYDYAEESDTTQVNTDLVIDTVLEQGLEELTSDPTEWYKSINAEIDTTAYIFINTKFTLDKVDMQYLLDFVGLGNNVFISAESFSSSLMDTLGIKTKHRYFEADTTYYLIDSPHQKYNFAGITGETRLNTDSCNLVSRPLAFNNKKDTVFLEVQYGKGHFYLHTIPSAFANVNLLQLNKYDFAFRCLSFLPQNSKVIWDEYQKQGGTDANSSIFKAMLSNPLLRIALYLILGGLLLFVIFRAKRTQRIIPVIKPHINSSLEFLGTISNLYYRKKDFKTIAEKRHAYFLDYIRKNYYMSTEKINDDFLDVVSAKSGVERDKLSNLFNLYNDIIILPYASNDIFLQYNSLLEEFYRKVKNK; this is encoded by the coding sequence ATGAAAGATAAGAAACTAATAATTCTGATCGGGGTGATTATCCTTTTGTTGATTGGTTTGTCGTATGCTCGAACCAAAGCTCCTAAGCCTGTAGATTGGAGACCTACATTTATAAATACCAAGACATCCCCATATGGAACATACATTGCATACGAGCTACTTGGAGATATCTTTCACAAAAAGAATATACGATCTACACGCACACCAATATATAATAACTTGAAAGAGAGCATGGAAGAGTACTTCTCCTATGACAAATCTTATGATTCGTATGGTTCAGGCTATTATGAAGATTCTGATGATGAATATGACTATGCTGAAGAGTCTGATACAACTCAAGTAAATACCGACCTTGTAATAGATACAGTACTTGAGCAAGGGCTTGAGGAACTGACTTCTGACCCTACTGAATGGTATAAAAGTATTAATGCGGAAATAGATACTACAGCATATATTTTTATCAATACCAAATTCACGCTGGATAAAGTAGATATGCAATATTTACTCGATTTTGTTGGGTTGGGGAATAATGTGTTCATCTCGGCAGAAAGCTTTTCTTCGAGCCTAATGGATACTTTAGGAATAAAAACAAAACATAGATATTTTGAAGCAGATACAACTTATTATTTAATAGATTCTCCGCATCAGAAATATAATTTTGCAGGTATAACCGGTGAAACAAGGCTTAATACTGATAGTTGCAACTTGGTGTCACGTCCATTGGCCTTTAATAACAAAAAAGATACAGTGTTCTTAGAAGTACAATATGGAAAAGGGCATTTCTATTTGCATACAATTCCTTCTGCTTTTGCTAATGTAAATCTACTGCAACTAAACAAATATGATTTTGCTTTCAGGTGCTTATCTTTTTTGCCACAGAATAGTAAAGTTATTTGGGACGAATATCAGAAGCAAGGTGGTACTGATGCGAATAGTAGTATATTCAAGGCGATGTTGTCTAATCCTTTGTTACGTATTGCTTTATATCTTATACTCGGCGGTTTGTTGCTCTTTGTGATCTTCAGGGCGAAACGTACTCAACGGATTATACCTGTCATCAAACCACATATAAACTCTTCATTAGAGTTTCTAGGTACAATCAGTAATTTATATTATCGCAAAAAAGATTTTAAAACCATTGCCGAGAAGCGGCATGCGTACTTTCTTGACTATATAAGGAAGAATTACTACATGTCGACAGAGAAAATTAATGACGACTTTTTGGATGTAGTGAGTGCCAAATCAGGAGTTGAAAGAGATAAATTGAGTAATCTATTTAATTTATATAACGATATAATTATATTGCCTTATGCTTCGAATGATATATTCTTGCAATATAATAGTTTGTTGGAAGAATTTTATAGAAAGGTAAAAAACAAATAA
- a CDS encoding AAA family ATPase: protein MSDLEFQSRIDFSELSQSVQEIKNEIGRVVVGQHQLIEQMIIAILANGHVLVEGVPGVAKTLSAKLLAKTIDVAFSRIQFTPDLMPSDVLGTSIFLPGSAKFEFKRGPIFSNIVLIDEINRSPAKTQAALFEVMEERQVTNDGTTYKMSYPFLVMATQNPIEQEGTYRLPEAQLDRFLFKIVVDYPNIVDEINILDRQNRGELSPEIGIRPVLTAEKLNSLRSAVDKVLVEHELLEYIAQIVSATRQSPWITLGASPRASLAILNASKALAAIRGRDFITPDDIKEVAVPVLRHRILLTPEKEMDGTSTDTIICQLIDKVEVPR from the coding sequence ATGTCGGATTTAGAATTTCAATCAAGGATAGATTTTTCCGAATTGAGCCAAAGTGTTCAGGAGATAAAAAACGAAATTGGACGTGTTGTTGTTGGACAGCATCAACTGATAGAACAGATGATAATTGCTATCTTGGCAAATGGTCATGTATTGGTAGAAGGGGTTCCCGGTGTTGCTAAAACTTTATCTGCAAAACTTTTGGCAAAGACTATCGATGTCGCTTTCAGTCGTATACAGTTTACGCCCGATCTTATGCCTTCGGACGTTTTGGGTACAAGTATCTTTCTGCCCGGGTCTGCCAAATTTGAATTTAAGAGAGGGCCTATCTTTTCAAATATTGTGCTGATTGATGAAATAAACCGATCTCCTGCAAAGACTCAGGCTGCACTCTTCGAGGTGATGGAAGAACGTCAGGTTACAAATGATGGAACAACATATAAAATGAGCTATCCATTTCTTGTAATGGCCACTCAAAACCCGATAGAGCAGGAGGGGACATATCGTTTGCCCGAGGCTCAATTAGATCGTTTCTTATTTAAAATCGTAGTCGATTATCCGAATATCGTGGATGAGATTAATATCTTGGATAGGCAAAACCGAGGGGAATTATCTCCTGAGATAGGTATTCGTCCGGTTCTGACGGCTGAGAAATTAAACTCTTTGCGCTCAGCGGTAGATAAAGTGCTGGTTGAACATGAGCTATTAGAATATATTGCGCAGATTGTATCTGCTACACGTCAGAGCCCATGGATAACGCTCGGGGCTTCGCCTCGTGCATCGCTTGCAATACTGAATGCTTCTAAAGCACTGGCAGCCATACGAGGACGTGATTTTATAACGCCTGACGATATCAAGGAAGTTGCTGTGCCTGTACTTAGACACAGGATTTTATTAACACCCGAAAAAGAAATGGACGGTACATCTACCGATACAATTATATGTCAATTGATAGACAAAGTGGAAGTTCCCCGATAA